The window CGGCCGTTGCCTTGAGGCCTCCAGCCTGGCTGGGATGGAGGCCCGCGGCGATCTTGCCAGCTCCTCGCTGTACCTCAATATTCCTCAGGCCTATCTGGAATACAGCTCGGAAAACTGGGACCCGCCTTCGCGCTGGGATGACGGTATTCCCGGGTTGCTGTTTGACTATAACGTCAATGCTCAAACGCAAAAACATCAGAAAGGCGGCAGCAGTTACAGCCTGAGCGGCAACGGCACCGGCGGCGCCAATCTGGGCGCCTGGCGTCTACGCGCCGATTGGCAGGCTAATCTCAACCATCAGACCGGTTCTTCTCAGTCGACCGACAAACAGTTCGACTGGAGCCGCTATTACGCCTATCGGGCTATTCCGGCGCTGCGCTCGCGGCTGACGATGGGGGAGGATTATCTGAACTCCGACATTTTCGACAGCCTGCGTTTTACCGGCGTCAGTCTGCGATCCGACGACAGCATGCTGCCGCCCAACCTGCGCGGCTATGCGCCGGAAGTGACGGGCGTGGCGAAAACCAACGCCAAGGTGGTGGTCAGCCAACAGGGGCGCGTGCTGTATGAGACGCAGGTGGCGGCGGGGCCATTCCGCATTCAGGACATCAACGACGCGGTTTCCGGCGAGCTGGACGTACGCGTCGAAGAGCAAGACGGCAGCGTGCAGGAGTTCAAGATGAACACCGCCAACATCCCTTATCTGACGCGACCGGGTACGGTGCGTTACAAGCTGGCGACGGGCAAGCCGTCGGAATGGGGGCATCACCTGCGCGGGCCGATGTTCGGCACCGGTGAGTTCTCCTGGGGCATCAGCAACGGCTGGTCGCTGTACGGCGGGGGCATCGCCGGCGGCGATTACAACGCGCTGTCGCTGGGGATCGGGCGCGATCTGATGGCGCTGGGGGCGTTGTCGTTCGATGCCACGCAGTCGCGTGCGCGCTTGCCGCAGGAGGGCGCTCTGACCGGCGGTTCGTACCGGTTGAGCTATTCGAAGAACTTCGACCAGTACGACAGCCAGATCACCTTCGCCGGCTACCGCTTCTCCCAGGAGGACTTCATGAGCATGGGGGACTACCTCGATGCGCGTTACGAAGGAGGACGCAGCGGCAAGAGCAAGGAAATGTACACCATCACCTTCAACAAACAGTTCCGCGATCTGGGGTTGAGCACCTATCTCAACTACAGCCACCAAACCTACTGGGATCGGGCGCCGAACGATCGTTACAACCTGATGGTATCGCGCTACTTCGATATCGGCGATTTCAAGAGCGTCAGCGTGTCGCTGTCGGCCTATCGCAACCGCTATAACGAACGCAATGACGACGGGATGTATCTGTCGCTGTCGCTGCCCTGGGGCAGCGCGGGCACGCTCAGTTACAACATGACGCTCGATCGCGAAGAGAACGCCCACCGGGTCGGTTACTACAACCGGGTCGATGAACACAACAACTATCAGATCAGCGCCGGCGCCGCACGCAGCGGGGCGACGGCCAGCGGCTATTACAGCCATCAGGGCGATATGGCGCAGATCAACGCCAACGCCAGCTACCAGGCCGGCCGCTATAGCGCCGTCGGCATCGGCGCGCAGGGCGGCCTGACGATGGCGGCGGAAGGGGCGGTGCTGCACCGTGTCAATACGCCGGGCGGCACACGCTTGCTGCTCGATACCGAAGGCGTCGCCGGCGTGCCGGTACGCGGCTACGGCAGTACGGTGCTGACCAACCGTTACGGCAAAGCGGTGGTGGCGGATGTAAACAGCTACTACCGCAATAAGGCCAGCATTGATCTCAACAGCCTGAGCGACAACGTCGAGGCGACGCGTTCCGTGGTGCAGGCCACGTTGACCGAGGGAGCCATCGGCTACCGCAAGTTTGAGGTGATTGCCGGCGAGAAGGCGATGGCGATCGTCAAACTGGCGGACGGCAGCGAGCCTCCATTCGGCGCCACGGTGTTGAATGCCCGTAAACAGGAGACCGGCATCATCAATGACGGCGGCAGCGTTTACCTGTCTGGCCTCAACCCCGGCGAGCGCATGAGCGTGCATTGGAACGGCGCGGCGCAGTGTGAAATCCAGCTGCCGGCGCCGTTGCCGGCCGAAATGCTGATGAACACGATGAACACGCTGCTGCTGCCTTGCCGTCCTCTTGCCGGCAACAAGCCGGCGGCTGACGCCAACTGACTTATACCCGGCGGAGTGCGCTCCGCCGCTAAACCGCCGGAGCGGGATTGCCCGCCTTCGGCCGACTGGAACCGTGAAGACATGATGAATCTGACTATGACCAGAAAGACCGTTTCCCTTGTGGGCCCGCTCGCCGCCGCATTGACGCTCGGCGCGGTCGGCCTGCCCGCTCATGCGGCTATCGCGCTGGATCGCACGCGCGTGATTTTCGACGGCGACCTGAAAACGGTCAGTCTCAACATCAGTAACCAGAACAAACAGTTGCCGTATCTGGCGCAGGGGTGGATCGAAGACGATCGCGGCAACAAAATCCAAAGCCCTTTCACCGTGTTGCCGCCGGTGCAGCGGGTGGAGCCGGGCAAACCGAGCCAGGTGAAGATCCAGTCGCTGCCGGCCGCGCGTCAGCTGCCGCAGGACAGGGAGACGCTGTATTACTTCAACCTGCGTGAAATCCCGCCGCGCAGCAACAAGCCGAATACGCTGCAGATAGCGTTGCAGACGCGCATCAAAATGTTTTATCGCCCGGCGGCGCTCGCCCCGAAGAAGAATGCGGCGCCGTGGCAGGAGCAGCTGACCCTGACCCGGCAGGGTGACAAGTACGTGGTGAACAACCCGACCCCGTATTACGTGACGATCGTTGAGGCGAGCGCCGGCAAGGGCGGGAAAGGGGCGGCGGGCTTTGAACCGTTGATGGTGGCGCCGAAGGCCAATGCCCCGCTGAACGTCTCCGCCGCGAGCCTCGGCAACGCGCCGTCGCTGGCGTACATCAACGATTACGGCGGGCGGCCGCAGTTGAACTTCCGCTGCGCCGGCAATGCCTGCCAGGCCGTGCCGGCCGCCAAATGACGAGCCGCGCGCAGGCAGGAAAGACAGAGTGAACACAGCGGAGTGAACGAATCATGCAACGAAAGATCCCCATGCTGTTGGGAAAGGCCTATGAGCGTCATCAGCGACGCACTATCGGCCTGACGGTATTGGCCGCGCTGATGGTGCCGCTGACGGCGGGCGCGATGCTGATGCTGATGCCGCCGGCCCGCGCGGTAGACAATTGGGACGTGGAGGGCGCGAACGGCACGCTCCACGTCTACGGCGCGTTGACGGAAAGCGCCTGCAGCCTGGAAATGACCACCGCTCGTCAGGAAGTGTGGTTGGGTGAGACGGGAACGGCGCACTTCCAGCGCCCGGGCGATCGCGGCACGCCGGTGGCGTTCGAGCTG of the Serratia marcescens subsp. marcescens ATCC 13880 genome contains:
- a CDS encoding outer membrane usher protein, which encodes MLSPAGKLFRLQALGLCVALSLGNPIALVYAADVIQFNTDVLDINDRKNIDLSQFTRSGYIMPGVYTMVVHVNKNDLPEQPVTFMAPENDPKGSEACLSPELVNQLGLKEKLLSTLNWTHGGRCLEASSLAGMEARGDLASSSLYLNIPQAYLEYSSENWDPPSRWDDGIPGLLFDYNVNAQTQKHQKGGSSYSLSGNGTGGANLGAWRLRADWQANLNHQTGSSQSTDKQFDWSRYYAYRAIPALRSRLTMGEDYLNSDIFDSLRFTGVSLRSDDSMLPPNLRGYAPEVTGVAKTNAKVVVSQQGRVLYETQVAAGPFRIQDINDAVSGELDVRVEEQDGSVQEFKMNTANIPYLTRPGTVRYKLATGKPSEWGHHLRGPMFGTGEFSWGISNGWSLYGGGIAGGDYNALSLGIGRDLMALGALSFDATQSRARLPQEGALTGGSYRLSYSKNFDQYDSQITFAGYRFSQEDFMSMGDYLDARYEGGRSGKSKEMYTITFNKQFRDLGLSTYLNYSHQTYWDRAPNDRYNLMVSRYFDIGDFKSVSVSLSAYRNRYNERNDDGMYLSLSLPWGSAGTLSYNMTLDREENAHRVGYYNRVDEHNNYQISAGAARSGATASGYYSHQGDMAQINANASYQAGRYSAVGIGAQGGLTMAAEGAVLHRVNTPGGTRLLLDTEGVAGVPVRGYGSTVLTNRYGKAVVADVNSYYRNKASIDLNSLSDNVEATRSVVQATLTEGAIGYRKFEVIAGEKAMAIVKLADGSEPPFGATVLNARKQETGIINDGGSVYLSGLNPGERMSVHWNGAAQCEIQLPAPLPAEMLMNTMNTLLLPCRPLAGNKPAADAN
- a CDS encoding fimbria/pilus periplasmic chaperone, whose amino-acid sequence is MMNLTMTRKTVSLVGPLAAALTLGAVGLPAHAAIALDRTRVIFDGDLKTVSLNISNQNKQLPYLAQGWIEDDRGNKIQSPFTVLPPVQRVEPGKPSQVKIQSLPAARQLPQDRETLYYFNLREIPPRSNKPNTLQIALQTRIKMFYRPAALAPKKNAAPWQEQLTLTRQGDKYVVNNPTPYYVTIVEASAGKGGKGAAGFEPLMVAPKANAPLNVSAASLGNAPSLAYINDYGGRPQLNFRCAGNACQAVPAAK